A single region of the Pontibacter kalidii genome encodes:
- a CDS encoding YdcF family protein has product MFFILSKTLDFLLMPLVWVLVLLFLAVFMKSVKWRRVSLISALAMLLFFSNPFLSNLAWRAWEAKPVPVSEVGKYDVAVVLTGVTSFKPDITDRVHTNKGADRFLHTLQLYRLGKVDKILITGGKGFLLDEMTPEAEQLRQVMLLAGVPDEDLIVETGAVNTRENAVYAAQVLAQHPSWKKVLLVTSAFHMRRSEGCFQKVGVSFDSYPTDFYSSELVFTPDYTLIPSAVAFEGWHHLIHEIAGYVVYKLLGYC; this is encoded by the coding sequence ATGTTCTTTATACTTTCCAAAACTCTCGATTTCCTGCTGATGCCCCTGGTGTGGGTGCTTGTGCTGCTGTTCCTGGCCGTTTTCATGAAATCTGTGAAATGGCGCCGCGTCAGCCTGATCAGTGCACTGGCGATGCTGCTGTTTTTCAGCAACCCCTTTCTCAGCAACCTGGCCTGGCGCGCCTGGGAGGCCAAGCCGGTGCCGGTTAGCGAGGTGGGCAAGTATGACGTGGCCGTGGTGTTGACGGGCGTGACTTCCTTTAAGCCCGATATCACGGACCGGGTGCACACCAACAAAGGGGCAGACCGCTTTCTGCACACGCTGCAGCTCTACCGCCTGGGTAAAGTGGATAAGATCCTGATAACTGGCGGCAAAGGCTTTTTGCTGGACGAGATGACGCCGGAGGCGGAGCAGCTGAGGCAAGTCATGCTCTTGGCTGGCGTGCCGGATGAGGATCTAATTGTGGAGACTGGCGCTGTGAACACGCGCGAGAATGCAGTATATGCCGCCCAGGTGCTGGCGCAGCATCCGAGCTGGAAGAAGGTGCTGCTGGTAACCTCTGCCTTCCACATGCGCCGCTCCGAGGGCTGCTTCCAAAAAGTGGGCGTGTCCTTCGACAGCTATCCCACGGATTTCTACTCCTCTGAGCTGGTCTTTACGCCGGACTATACGTTAATCCCCAGCGCCGTTGCCTTTGAGGGCTGGCACCACCTCATCCACGAAATAGCCGGGTATGTGGTGTATAAATTGTTGGGGTACTGCTAA
- a CDS encoding DUF2905 domain-containing protein, with the protein MQPIGKTIVILGVILVVIGLVVWLAGDKFSWFGHLPGDIRVEKKNMRFYAPITSMILLSILLSLALWLFRKLF; encoded by the coding sequence ATGCAGCCGATCGGGAAAACCATTGTTATACTTGGGGTTATACTTGTGGTAATCGGGCTGGTGGTGTGGCTGGCCGGCGACAAGTTTAGCTGGTTTGGTCACCTGCCCGGCGATATCCGCGTGGAGAAGAAGAACATGCGCTTCTACGCGCCTATCACCAGCATGATCCTGCTCAGCATCCTGCTCTCGCTGGCGCTGTGGCTGTTCCGCAAGCTCTTTTAG
- a CDS encoding L,D-transpeptidase family protein, giving the protein MLRSLSLLFIFFFLWTEVRAQEQLQPYRPYSKDRMEQALLQYEAIAKSGCWHTFPDTLLLRPGDSSPLIPQLQDNLLLTGDLPLDSASSALVYTSGISTAVRHFQRRHGLAPDGVVGPVTVAALNVLPDKRLEQLRINLTRYDAVFTSEQEPYAIINLPEFMMQVVDSGKTALQMRVIVGKPVLKTYPIHSRLDMVVLNSYWQVPTSIAVKEIVPILRRNPGYLAKKNMVLEQSDGSGWMRISPWEVDWQRITAANFNYRIIQLNGPDNELGVVKFPFPNRLPQYLHDTQAKQLFSYPSRAFSHGCVRLEKPVELAYYLLERGSGYTAAEVKKLWELGRPNHYVRVKKPVPLHIVYFTSWVDEQMEVHFRDDVYGYDALLGL; this is encoded by the coding sequence ATGCTCCGTTCACTGTCCCTTTTATTCATCTTCTTCTTTTTATGGACGGAGGTGCGTGCGCAGGAGCAGCTGCAGCCATACAGGCCCTACAGCAAGGACCGGATGGAGCAGGCCCTGCTGCAGTACGAGGCCATCGCCAAGTCAGGCTGCTGGCATACTTTCCCCGACACCCTCCTGCTCCGCCCCGGCGACAGCAGCCCACTTATTCCGCAGCTGCAGGACAACCTCCTGCTGACCGGCGATCTGCCCCTTGACTCGGCCTCCAGTGCTTTGGTTTATACTTCAGGAATAAGCACGGCCGTGCGGCACTTTCAGAGGCGCCACGGCCTGGCGCCTGACGGTGTGGTTGGCCCCGTCACGGTTGCTGCCCTTAATGTGTTACCCGATAAGCGGCTGGAGCAGCTGCGCATCAACCTTACCCGTTATGATGCTGTGTTCACCAGCGAGCAGGAACCTTACGCCATCATCAATTTGCCAGAGTTTATGATGCAGGTGGTGGATAGCGGCAAAACCGCGCTGCAAATGCGCGTGATCGTCGGAAAGCCCGTGCTCAAAACGTACCCGATCCACTCCAGGCTCGACATGGTAGTGCTGAACTCTTACTGGCAGGTGCCCACCTCCATCGCCGTAAAGGAAATCGTGCCCATTCTGAGGCGCAACCCGGGCTACCTGGCCAAAAAGAACATGGTGCTGGAGCAATCCGACGGCAGCGGCTGGATGCGCATAAGCCCTTGGGAGGTGGACTGGCAACGTATAACGGCAGCCAACTTTAACTACCGCATCATACAACTAAACGGGCCCGATAACGAGTTGGGGGTGGTAAAATTCCCGTTTCCGAACCGCCTGCCGCAGTACCTCCACGACACGCAGGCCAAGCAACTCTTCAGTTACCCGAGCCGCGCCTTCAGCCACGGCTGCGTCCGGCTAGAGAAACCGGTGGAACTGGCGTATTACCTGCTCGAGCGCGGCTCCGGTTATACCGCCGCAGAGGTTAAGAAACTATGGGAGCTTGGCAGGCCCAACCACTACGTGCGTGTAAAGAAGCCCGTGCCGCTGCATATCGTATACTTTACCTCCTGGGTAGACGAGCAAATGGAAGTACATTTCAGGGACGATGTGTACGGCTATGACGCTTTGCTGGGGCTGTAG
- a CDS encoding rhodanese-like domain-containing protein — protein MKKLLLLGTVCWLTVLQACGQATDMSYALMLDGLYKKTVPTVDPVQLKVMLASEAEKPLLLDTRQQEEYDVSHLAGARFLGYETFRVEQLEEVPKDAPIVLYCSVGYRSERVGEQLKAAGYTNVRHLYGGLFEWVNQGLPVYDSKGKTNRVHAYSRTWGVWLQKGEKVYGKE, from the coding sequence TTGAAGAAGTTATTGTTGTTGGGCACCGTTTGCTGGCTAACGGTGCTGCAGGCCTGTGGGCAAGCCACAGATATGTCTTATGCGCTGATGCTTGATGGGCTTTATAAAAAGACGGTCCCTACTGTAGACCCTGTTCAGTTGAAAGTCATGCTGGCTTCTGAAGCGGAGAAGCCACTGCTCCTCGACACGCGCCAACAGGAGGAGTACGACGTTAGCCACCTGGCTGGCGCCCGCTTCCTGGGCTATGAAACGTTTCGGGTTGAACAACTGGAGGAGGTGCCAAAAGATGCCCCCATTGTACTCTACTGCTCGGTGGGCTATCGCAGCGAACGGGTGGGGGAGCAGCTGAAGGCTGCAGGGTATACCAATGTGCGCCACCTCTACGGCGGCCTGTTCGAGTGGGTGAACCAGGGACTGCCTGTGTATGATAGTAAAGGGAAAACAAACAGAGTGCACGCCTACTCCAGAACATGGGGTGTCTGGCTGCAGAAAGGGGAGAAAGTATATGGGAAAGAATAA
- a CDS encoding NAD-dependent succinate-semialdehyde dehydrogenase, whose amino-acid sequence MAIETVNPATGEVVKTFTPHTPEEIREKIEAAEKAFQSWRDVSFEERAKCMNRQAEILENEAEKYGRIISLEMGKPLKDAVAEVKKCALACRYYAENAADFLADEEIGTKAERSLIAFEPLGVVLAIMPWNFPFWQAYRFLAPALMAGNVGLLKHASNVPQCALAIEEIVRKAGFPEKVFQTLLIGSGEVNAVIEHPHVKAVTLTGSEGAGSKVAKKAGQEIKKTVLELGGSDAFVVLEDADLEKAAETAVKSRMVNAGQSCIAAKRFIVVESIADAFLQKFKEKMQSLKTGDPLKEDIDYGPLARVDLAEDLEKQVQESVKQGAEVVLDGGRESKDSAYFKPMILRNVKPGMPAYEEEMFGPVAAVMVVKDEEEAIKVANDSRFGLGGAVWTQDKERGLRVARKVETGAMFVNAMVASTPEMPFGGIKKSGYGRELSYLGIREFVNQKSIWVA is encoded by the coding sequence ATGGCCATAGAAACAGTAAACCCAGCCACCGGCGAAGTGGTGAAAACCTTTACCCCGCATACACCGGAAGAAATAAGAGAGAAAATCGAGGCTGCCGAAAAAGCTTTCCAAAGCTGGCGCGACGTAAGCTTTGAGGAACGCGCAAAGTGTATGAACAGACAGGCCGAGATACTGGAAAACGAGGCCGAGAAGTATGGCCGGATCATTTCGCTGGAGATGGGCAAGCCGCTGAAGGATGCCGTTGCCGAAGTAAAGAAATGCGCCCTGGCTTGCCGCTACTATGCCGAGAACGCAGCCGATTTCCTGGCGGATGAAGAAATAGGAACCAAAGCTGAGCGCAGCCTGATCGCCTTTGAGCCACTGGGTGTGGTACTGGCCATTATGCCCTGGAACTTCCCCTTCTGGCAGGCCTACCGCTTCCTGGCCCCTGCCCTGATGGCTGGTAACGTGGGGTTGCTGAAGCACGCCTCCAATGTGCCGCAGTGCGCGCTGGCCATCGAGGAAATTGTGCGCAAAGCCGGCTTTCCGGAGAAGGTGTTCCAGACACTGCTGATCGGTTCCGGGGAGGTGAATGCTGTGATAGAGCACCCGCACGTAAAGGCGGTTACGCTGACCGGTAGCGAAGGCGCGGGCTCGAAAGTAGCCAAGAAAGCCGGGCAGGAGATAAAGAAAACGGTGTTGGAGCTGGGTGGCAGCGATGCCTTTGTCGTGTTGGAGGATGCCGACCTGGAGAAAGCTGCGGAAACAGCGGTAAAGTCGAGGATGGTGAACGCGGGCCAGAGCTGTATTGCCGCCAAGCGCTTTATCGTGGTGGAAAGTATAGCAGATGCCTTCCTGCAAAAATTTAAGGAGAAGATGCAAAGCCTGAAAACCGGCGACCCGCTGAAAGAGGATATTGACTACGGCCCATTGGCACGCGTGGACCTGGCCGAAGACTTGGAGAAGCAGGTACAGGAGTCGGTGAAGCAGGGGGCGGAGGTGGTGCTGGATGGTGGCCGCGAGAGCAAAGACAGCGCCTACTTCAAGCCGATGATCCTCAGAAACGTGAAACCCGGCATGCCTGCCTACGAGGAAGAAATGTTCGGCCCCGTGGCTGCCGTGATGGTGGTGAAGGATGAAGAGGAGGCCATAAAGGTAGCCAATGATTCCCGCTTCGGCCTGGGAGGCGCGGTGTGGACGCAGGACAAGGAACGCGGCCTGCGCGTAGCCCGAAAGGTAGAGACCGGTGCTATGTTCGTAAACGCTATGGTAGCCTCTACGCCCGAAATGCCCTTTGGCGGCATCAAGAAATCCGGCTATGGCCGCGAGCTGTCCTACCTCGGCATCCGCGAGTTTGTGAACCAGAAGAGTATTTGGGTGGCTTGA
- a CDS encoding type IA DNA topoisomerase: MKVCIAEKPSVAREIAMVIGARTKKDGYFEGNGYQVTWTFGHFCTLREPDDYRPEWKRWSLYDLPMLPEKYGIKLMKDSGVQKQFGIIKKLLENAEEVINCGDAGQEGEVIQRWVLTEAKYRKPFKRLWISSLTEDAIRQGFAKLKEGSEFDLLYQAGKSRAIGDWLLGLNATRLFTLKYANGGRQTLSIGRVQTPTLAMIVNRHHEIANFVPQPYWELKTLYRDTTFASTNGRFQKEEEAQKIMEAIKQDELTITDVETKKGTEAPPKLFDLTSLQIECNNKHGMSADETLKTVQSLYEKKVVSYPRVDTTFLPDDIYPKIPGILQGLSNYRQEVAPLLQSKIRKTKKVFNNNKVTDHHAIIPTGDAAGNLYGREADVYDIITRRFIAAFYQDCIVSNTTVMAESAGYTFRVRGKQILEPGWRVLYGADDVKSSDAPTGKDAKEEEEAAGVLPLFEKGEHGPHEPLLEKKMTNPPKEYTEATLLRAMETAGRQVDDEELKEALKENGIGRPSTRAAIIETLFKRQYIRKEKKKIIPTQMGIDLIGVIRNETLKSAEMTGQWERKLRQIEGGEFKAEAFLQELQEFVTNLVQEVKYDRATVTLEPQQEEKPASKGKKTSIKPAEKKEATPSQGLGACPACREGHILKGSKAYGCIRYKEGCRFLIPIEQHGKELTEKQVTALLGKGKTPTIKGFKNEQGDTFDAILKLDASHQLQVELVEKAPAKDPFAQCPRCKQGKLLKGKAAYGCSRFREGCQFVVPFEMGGKQLSEKQIATLLLKGKTPKIKGFVSQKTGEPFDASLSLNEQWQVVFQF; the protein is encoded by the coding sequence TTGAAAGTCTGCATTGCTGAGAAACCGAGCGTAGCCCGTGAGATTGCCATGGTGATTGGTGCCAGGACAAAAAAAGACGGCTACTTTGAGGGCAACGGCTACCAGGTAACCTGGACCTTCGGCCACTTCTGCACCTTGCGCGAGCCCGACGACTACCGCCCCGAGTGGAAGCGCTGGAGCCTCTACGACCTGCCCATGCTGCCCGAGAAGTATGGCATTAAGCTGATGAAGGACAGCGGGGTGCAAAAGCAGTTCGGCATCATTAAAAAGTTGCTGGAAAACGCCGAAGAGGTGATCAACTGCGGGGATGCTGGCCAGGAAGGGGAAGTGATCCAGCGCTGGGTACTGACCGAGGCCAAATATAGAAAGCCTTTCAAGCGCCTCTGGATCTCCTCGCTCACCGAGGACGCCATCCGGCAGGGCTTTGCCAAACTGAAGGAGGGCTCCGAGTTTGACCTGCTCTACCAGGCGGGCAAGAGCCGCGCCATCGGCGACTGGCTGCTGGGCCTGAACGCCACGCGCCTGTTCACGCTCAAGTATGCCAACGGCGGCCGCCAGACCCTGTCCATCGGCCGGGTACAGACACCCACGCTGGCCATGATCGTGAACCGCCACCACGAAATTGCCAACTTTGTGCCGCAGCCCTACTGGGAACTCAAAACCCTTTACCGCGACACAACCTTTGCCAGCACCAACGGCCGCTTCCAAAAAGAGGAGGAGGCACAGAAAATCATGGAGGCCATCAAGCAGGATGAGCTCACGATCACGGATGTAGAGACAAAGAAAGGCACCGAGGCACCGCCCAAGCTCTTCGATCTGACCTCGCTGCAGATCGAGTGCAACAACAAGCACGGCATGTCGGCCGACGAGACGCTGAAAACGGTGCAGAGCCTGTATGAGAAAAAGGTTGTCTCCTACCCCCGCGTAGACACTACCTTCCTCCCGGATGACATCTACCCAAAGATCCCCGGCATCCTGCAGGGCCTGAGCAACTACAGGCAGGAGGTGGCGCCGCTGCTGCAAAGTAAGATCCGCAAGACTAAAAAGGTCTTCAACAACAACAAAGTTACCGACCACCACGCCATTATCCCGACCGGCGATGCGGCTGGCAACCTGTATGGCCGCGAGGCGGATGTATACGACATCATCACGCGCCGTTTCATCGCCGCTTTTTACCAGGATTGTATCGTGAGCAACACCACGGTGATGGCCGAGTCGGCGGGTTATACATTTCGGGTGCGTGGCAAGCAGATTCTGGAGCCGGGCTGGCGCGTGCTCTACGGTGCCGACGACGTGAAATCATCTGATGCGCCCACAGGCAAGGATGCCAAGGAGGAAGAAGAAGCCGCTGGCGTTTTGCCACTCTTTGAGAAGGGCGAGCACGGGCCGCACGAGCCGCTGCTGGAGAAGAAAATGACCAATCCGCCCAAAGAGTATACCGAGGCTACCCTGCTCCGCGCCATGGAAACAGCCGGCAGGCAGGTAGACGACGAGGAGCTGAAGGAGGCGCTGAAAGAGAACGGCATCGGCCGCCCCTCTACCCGTGCCGCTATCATCGAGACCCTTTTCAAACGCCAGTACATCCGCAAGGAAAAGAAGAAGATCATCCCTACGCAGATGGGCATCGACCTGATCGGTGTGATCAGGAACGAAACGCTGAAGTCGGCGGAGATGACCGGGCAATGGGAGCGCAAGCTGCGCCAGATCGAGGGCGGTGAGTTTAAGGCCGAAGCCTTCCTGCAGGAGTTACAGGAGTTCGTGACCAACCTGGTACAGGAAGTGAAGTATGACCGCGCCACCGTGACACTGGAGCCACAGCAGGAAGAGAAACCAGCCAGCAAAGGCAAGAAGACAAGTATAAAGCCCGCAGAAAAGAAGGAAGCCACGCCTTCTCAAGGTCTGGGCGCCTGCCCTGCCTGCCGCGAGGGGCACATCCTGAAAGGCTCCAAGGCCTATGGCTGTATCCGTTACAAGGAGGGCTGCCGTTTCCTGATACCCATTGAGCAGCATGGTAAAGAATTGACAGAGAAACAGGTGACGGCGCTGCTGGGCAAAGGAAAAACCCCGACCATCAAGGGGTTTAAAAACGAGCAGGGCGATACATTTGACGCCATACTTAAGCTGGATGCAAGCCACCAGCTGCAAGTGGAATTGGTGGAGAAAGCCCCCGCCAAAGACCCGTTTGCCCAATGCCCGCGCTGCAAGCAGGGCAAGCTGCTGAAAGGCAAAGCCGCTTATGGCTGCAGCAGGTTCCGGGAAGGCTGCCAGTTTGTGGTGCCGTTCGAGATGGGCGGCAAGCAACTATCTGAAAAACAGATCGCGACGCTGCTGCTCAAGGGAAAGACACCTAAAATAAAGGGGTTTGTATCGCAGAAAACAGGCGAGCCTTTTGATGCCTCCTTATCCCTGAACGAGCAGTGGCAGGTGGTGTTCCAGTTCTGA
- a CDS encoding TIGR04282 family arsenosugar biosynthesis glycosyltransferase, whose protein sequence is MGKNKLLLLFVRNPELGKVKTRLAASVGPETALEVYIHLLQHTRQVTQELPMDKLVYYVGGVNLNDIWPNAIYQKREQVEGDLGQRMQAAFAAAFLEGYTSVVIIGSDCLQLTPEIILNAYEALETHDVVVGPALDGGYYLIGMNCLYSQLFQNKHWSTAHVFPETIQDLQRLKLSYALLPRLSDVDQVEDLDEELLRDFGL, encoded by the coding sequence ATGGGAAAGAATAAACTACTGCTGCTTTTTGTGCGCAACCCGGAGCTGGGCAAGGTAAAGACCCGGCTGGCTGCCTCCGTTGGGCCTGAAACGGCGCTGGAAGTGTACATCCACCTGCTGCAACACACCAGGCAGGTAACGCAGGAGCTGCCTATGGATAAGCTGGTATACTATGTGGGCGGGGTGAATCTAAATGATATTTGGCCTAATGCCATTTACCAGAAGCGGGAGCAGGTAGAGGGAGACCTGGGCCAGCGCATGCAAGCTGCCTTTGCCGCCGCTTTCCTGGAAGGCTATACTTCGGTGGTGATCATTGGGAGCGACTGCCTGCAGCTCACGCCGGAGATCATCCTGAATGCCTACGAAGCACTGGAGACCCATGATGTGGTGGTGGGGCCGGCACTGGACGGCGGTTACTACCTGATCGGGATGAACTGCCTGTATTCGCAGCTTTTCCAGAACAAGCACTGGAGCACCGCACATGTCTTTCCGGAAACCATCCAGGACCTGCAGCGCCTGAAGCTGTCGTACGCCCTGCTGCCCCGCCTCTCCGACGTAGATCAGGTGGAGGACCTGGACGAGGAACTGCTACGCGATTTCGGGCTGTAG
- a CDS encoding DUF2461 domain-containing protein, with the protein MASTIDKNTLGFLAELSANNTREWFTENKPRYEKARQNYIGFLQELLQEMQHFEPAARGQQGKDLVFRIYRDVRFSKDKRPYKDHFGAYVAEGGRKSILPGYYLHLAGGNKSFLAGGLWYPPAPELKAVRQEIDYNLEEFKALVESEEFRKKFGALEGEQLKTTPKGYDKDNPAIPYLRFKSWNAVMPLPDETVLSPDFLQVVLDGFRSLKPLNDFLTHPLKDMGEE; encoded by the coding sequence ATGGCATCCACCATTGATAAGAATACACTGGGCTTTCTGGCCGAACTGTCTGCTAACAATACCCGCGAGTGGTTTACCGAGAACAAGCCCCGCTACGAAAAGGCACGCCAGAACTACATTGGCTTTCTGCAGGAGCTGCTGCAGGAGATGCAGCATTTTGAGCCCGCCGCCCGGGGCCAGCAAGGCAAAGATCTGGTGTTCCGCATTTACCGCGACGTACGTTTCTCGAAGGACAAGCGGCCTTACAAAGACCATTTTGGGGCTTATGTGGCGGAAGGAGGGCGCAAATCCATACTTCCGGGCTATTACCTGCACCTGGCGGGCGGCAACAAGTCTTTTTTGGCGGGAGGATTGTGGTACCCGCCGGCGCCGGAACTGAAGGCTGTGCGGCAGGAGATAGACTATAACCTGGAGGAGTTTAAGGCGCTGGTGGAGTCGGAGGAGTTCAGGAAGAAGTTTGGCGCCTTGGAGGGCGAGCAGCTGAAAACCACGCCCAAGGGCTACGACAAAGACAACCCCGCTATCCCTTACCTGCGCTTCAAAAGCTGGAACGCCGTGATGCCGCTCCCCGACGAGACGGTGCTGAGTCCGGATTTCCTGCAGGTGGTGCTCGACGGGTTCCGATCCCTGAAGCCGCTGAATGATTTCCTGACGCACCCGCTGAAGGATATGGGAGAGGAGTAA
- a CDS encoding sterol desaturase family protein yields the protein MKVRFPYFDTIGMPLLGLAATVLFVAEAKRQLRKRTRSKTERLKENASVAALALPALRLLLLPCLYAAARQAEKSKFGVLYWAALPVWIRYPAGFLLLDYTNYLWHVLLHKSDLLWRFHNVHHIDLDLDLSTAWRFHVGENIASAPYRSAVVALLGAPAPLVLFYELMFEGCTAFHHSNLRLPYKVEQRLSRVMVTPRMHGIHHSIVAKETNSNYSVIFSWWDRLHNSLLLHVAQDEITIGVPSFRDPKEQTPLNLFMIPFKHQRAWQLPDGTVPEREEKFPRTRLAP from the coding sequence ATGAAGGTCAGGTTTCCGTACTTCGATACCATCGGAATGCCACTGCTCGGACTGGCTGCCACTGTGCTGTTTGTGGCTGAAGCGAAGCGGCAATTACGAAAGCGCACCCGGTCCAAAACTGAACGCCTGAAAGAGAATGCCAGTGTAGCAGCCCTGGCACTGCCTGCGCTGCGGCTTTTGCTGCTGCCCTGTCTGTATGCAGCGGCACGGCAGGCTGAAAAATCTAAATTTGGAGTACTGTACTGGGCAGCGCTACCCGTGTGGATACGCTATCCTGCCGGCTTTCTGCTGCTGGATTACACCAATTATCTGTGGCACGTTCTGCTCCACAAATCAGACCTGTTGTGGCGCTTCCATAACGTGCACCACATCGACCTGGACCTGGATCTCTCTACGGCCTGGCGTTTTCATGTAGGTGAGAATATTGCCTCAGCTCCTTACCGAAGCGCTGTCGTTGCTCTACTTGGTGCGCCTGCCCCGCTCGTGCTGTTCTACGAACTTATGTTTGAAGGTTGCACAGCGTTTCATCATTCCAATCTGCGGTTGCCTTATAAAGTAGAGCAGCGGCTGAGCCGTGTAATGGTTACGCCACGAATGCACGGCATACACCACTCCATCGTAGCCAAAGAAACGAACAGTAACTATTCGGTCATTTTCTCCTGGTGGGATAGGCTGCACAACTCTCTACTGCTGCACGTGGCACAGGATGAAATCACCATTGGTGTACCCTCTTTTAGAGATCCAAAAGAACAAACTCCCCTCAACCTCTTCATGATCCCGTTTAAGCACCAACGTGCATGGCAATTACCTGATGGCACAGTGCCGGAGCGGGAAGAGAAATTCCCCCGCACTCGCCTCGCTCCATAA
- a CDS encoding metallophosphoesterase family protein — MHALKKWYSRGFLAAGILALALLNQACEEFEYSPYEIRLDDDEKNINGRNIERISALPISPTDTLRFILTADTQGFYEENEKLVAHINRRDDIDFVLIGGDLTDFGLTKEFRLVHQDFKTLKVPYVAVVGNHDAINNGKQVFSAMYGDYDVSFSVGNARFILLNTNYLEFDKQVPDLDWLETELQAAQEQENIFVISHIPPTNTEFGEENAVRYGELMNQYSVTYSLHGHNHNYKFHFPFGEGVPVLETAATEKLEYIVFTVVGDEVNFERVKI, encoded by the coding sequence ATGCATGCTTTAAAAAAATGGTATAGCCGTGGCTTCCTGGCCGCGGGTATCTTGGCATTGGCGCTACTGAACCAGGCCTGCGAGGAATTCGAGTACAGCCCTTACGAGATCAGGCTGGACGATGACGAAAAGAACATTAACGGCCGCAACATCGAACGGATAAGCGCCCTCCCTATTTCCCCCACCGATACGCTGCGCTTTATACTTACCGCCGACACGCAGGGCTTTTATGAGGAGAACGAGAAACTGGTAGCGCACATCAACCGGCGCGACGACATCGACTTTGTGCTGATTGGCGGCGACCTGACGGACTTCGGACTGACAAAGGAGTTCCGGCTGGTGCACCAGGATTTCAAAACATTGAAGGTGCCCTATGTGGCCGTGGTGGGCAACCACGACGCCATCAACAACGGCAAGCAGGTGTTTTCGGCCATGTACGGCGACTACGACGTGAGCTTTTCCGTGGGCAACGCCAGGTTTATACTTCTGAATACCAATTACCTGGAGTTCGACAAGCAGGTGCCCGACCTGGACTGGCTGGAGACGGAACTGCAGGCTGCGCAGGAGCAGGAGAACATCTTTGTGATCTCGCACATCCCACCCACCAATACCGAGTTCGGCGAGGAGAACGCAGTGCGGTATGGCGAGCTGATGAATCAGTATAGTGTCACCTATTCGCTGCACGGGCACAACCACAACTACAAGTTCCACTTTCCTTTCGGGGAGGGGGTGCCGGTGCTGGAAACGGCGGCCACCGAGAAACTGGAGTACATTGTGTTCACGGTGGTGGGCGATGAGGTAAACTTTGAGCGCGTTAAGATCTAA
- a CDS encoding vitamin K epoxide reductase family protein — protein sequence MKQATTVIDEIRQDRTEATENRRQVAALAAAGLLDFSLISLLQMGYFKKLPDLPGKVFDTVKVNTSKDAVILGIPDGVISLGAYAATMFLAMASSRFQKQSRLLDLALGGVALGQAVGAAQYLYKMAFVQKKVCVYCVTGAAINFASLKPVYKLIRQER from the coding sequence ATGAAACAAGCAACTACAGTAATAGACGAAATAAGACAAGACAGAACCGAAGCAACAGAAAACAGACGGCAGGTAGCAGCTTTGGCGGCGGCAGGACTACTGGACTTTAGCCTGATCTCCCTGTTACAGATGGGCTACTTCAAAAAACTACCTGACCTGCCCGGAAAAGTGTTTGACACGGTAAAGGTCAACACATCAAAGGATGCAGTGATCCTGGGTATACCAGATGGCGTGATTAGCTTGGGAGCTTACGCCGCGACAATGTTCTTAGCCATGGCCAGCTCCCGCTTCCAAAAACAATCCCGGCTTCTGGATCTGGCCTTAGGTGGCGTTGCCCTTGGGCAAGCTGTGGGCGCCGCCCAGTACCTCTACAAAATGGCCTTCGTGCAGAAGAAAGTGTGCGTGTATTGTGTAACTGGAGCCGCCATAAATTTTGCCTCGTTAAAGCCCGTCTATAAACTCATTCGCCAGGAAAGGTAG